Proteins co-encoded in one Cytophaga hutchinsonii ATCC 33406 genomic window:
- the infB gene encoding translation initiation factor IF-2, with product MAEEKMMRLSQVAKKLNVGTSTIIDHLSAKGYDIENNPNAKITVDMYAFLSKEYESSAQVKKEAESLTIGKKHMGDVVIDADQVNVAPEHDEEDEVRIINNSPAEAVVPEVPAVTAQEAPKTAPTAESPEDVKGNVTLQGLKVLGKIDLGTADKDSKKSAKNTKPVEKVAAEKPIEKAKPETVAPPVEPKPEPKQETPKTEQPVKKETPKAETQKPPVADKPAEKTPVVEEPAAPVADVPVQVVQAHADKLQGLTVLGKIQLPDKKKEPTRVASSDEVVDKNKNKRKRKRLNDGPNKPAGANPNGPRPAGSNPNGPRPQGTNPNGPRPQGQGGNPNGPRPAGGPNRPGVPNRPNSNGPKPTLTKASEKGEVTGKQIQDKIKATMAKLSGGGTKSGPVNRAKYRKDKRSAMADAEEERLMAEQEDAKSLKVAEFISASDLASLMDVSINEVISKCMAMGMFVSINQRLDAEAITIIADEFGYDVNFQTTGEEDDVTDVDQDDPASLIDRAPIVTIMGHVDHGKTSLLDYIRKSKVVAGEAGGITQHIGAYNVMTDSGKPITFLDTPGHEAFTAMRARGAKITDIVIIVVAADDSVMPQTKEAINHARVAGVPIIIAINKIDKPAANPDKIKEELSKENILVEDWGGKYQCQAISAKAGTGISELLDKVLLEAEMLELKANPDKRAIGAVIEASLDKGRGYVTNVLVEAGTLRIGDIILAGAHFGRVKAMVDHTGKKLKEAGPAMPLQVLGLNGAPQAGDKFQVMETEREAREISSKREQLLREQSIRTKKHITLDEIGRRLAIGNFKELNIIVKADVDGSVEALSDSLLKLSTEEIQIRILHKGVGQISESDILLASASDAIIVAFQVRPSTSARKLAEQEQIEIRMYSIIYDAINEVKDAMEGMLEPKMEEVVLGTIDVRDVFKITKVGTVAGAYVSEGIVKRNNQVRLIRDGIVMFTGTISALKRFKDDVSEVKTSYECGISLKGYNDIQIGDQIEAFEQKEVKRTL from the coding sequence ATGGCTGAAGAAAAAATGATGCGGCTAAGCCAAGTGGCGAAAAAGTTGAATGTCGGAACCTCGACAATCATCGATCACCTTTCTGCCAAAGGCTACGATATTGAGAACAACCCCAATGCCAAAATTACGGTTGACATGTACGCATTTCTTTCAAAGGAATATGAGTCATCTGCACAGGTAAAAAAAGAGGCTGAAAGCCTTACCATTGGCAAAAAACACATGGGTGATGTTGTTATCGATGCCGATCAAGTAAATGTTGCACCCGAACACGACGAAGAGGATGAAGTTCGCATCATCAACAATAGTCCTGCTGAAGCGGTAGTTCCGGAAGTGCCGGCTGTTACTGCTCAAGAAGCACCTAAAACTGCACCAACTGCAGAGTCTCCGGAAGATGTTAAAGGAAACGTAACGCTTCAGGGCTTAAAGGTATTGGGCAAAATTGATTTAGGCACAGCGGATAAAGACTCCAAAAAATCAGCGAAAAATACGAAGCCTGTAGAAAAAGTTGCAGCAGAAAAACCAATTGAGAAGGCGAAGCCTGAAACTGTTGCACCTCCTGTTGAACCGAAGCCAGAGCCAAAACAAGAAACGCCGAAAACCGAACAGCCGGTTAAAAAAGAGACGCCTAAAGCGGAAACGCAGAAGCCTCCTGTTGCCGATAAACCTGCTGAAAAAACACCAGTTGTTGAAGAGCCTGCGGCACCTGTTGCAGACGTTCCAGTGCAAGTTGTTCAGGCACATGCTGACAAACTGCAGGGTTTAACTGTACTTGGTAAAATTCAACTTCCGGATAAAAAGAAAGAACCAACACGTGTGGCTTCTTCGGATGAAGTTGTAGATAAAAATAAAAATAAGCGTAAGCGCAAACGTCTTAACGACGGACCCAATAAACCTGCCGGAGCTAATCCGAACGGACCAAGACCAGCTGGCAGCAATCCAAACGGGCCAAGACCGCAAGGTACTAATCCGAACGGACCGAGACCACAGGGCCAGGGTGGTAATCCGAACGGGCCAAGACCAGCCGGCGGACCAAATCGTCCGGGTGTTCCGAACCGTCCTAACAGCAACGGACCAAAACCTACGTTAACAAAAGCAAGCGAAAAAGGTGAAGTAACCGGAAAACAGATTCAGGATAAAATTAAAGCTACCATGGCAAAATTGTCTGGTGGCGGTACAAAATCCGGTCCGGTTAACAGAGCCAAATACCGTAAAGATAAACGTTCTGCAATGGCAGATGCTGAAGAAGAACGTTTAATGGCGGAGCAGGAAGATGCTAAATCGTTAAAAGTAGCTGAATTTATTTCTGCAAGTGATTTAGCATCTCTTATGGATGTGAGCATCAATGAAGTAATTTCTAAATGTATGGCAATGGGTATGTTTGTATCCATCAACCAGCGTTTGGATGCTGAAGCGATCACCATCATTGCAGATGAGTTTGGTTATGATGTAAACTTCCAGACTACAGGTGAAGAAGACGATGTTACAGATGTAGATCAGGATGATCCTGCATCCTTGATTGATCGTGCACCGATTGTAACCATCATGGGTCACGTCGATCACGGTAAAACTTCTTTGCTTGATTATATCCGTAAATCAAAAGTTGTAGCGGGTGAAGCCGGCGGTATTACGCAGCACATTGGTGCATACAATGTAATGACCGATTCAGGTAAACCGATTACATTCTTAGATACTCCGGGTCACGAAGCCTTTACAGCGATGCGTGCCCGTGGTGCCAAGATCACGGATATTGTAATTATTGTGGTAGCTGCCGATGACTCGGTGATGCCTCAGACAAAAGAAGCAATCAACCACGCGCGTGTAGCAGGTGTACCGATTATTATTGCAATCAATAAAATTGATAAGCCAGCTGCCAACCCGGATAAGATTAAAGAAGAACTTTCGAAAGAAAATATTCTTGTTGAAGACTGGGGCGGTAAATACCAGTGCCAGGCAATTTCTGCAAAAGCAGGAACCGGTATCAGCGAATTGCTTGATAAAGTATTGCTTGAAGCAGAGATGCTTGAATTAAAAGCAAACCCGGATAAACGTGCCATTGGTGCGGTTATCGAAGCGTCTCTTGATAAAGGCAGAGGTTATGTAACCAACGTACTGGTTGAAGCAGGTACCTTACGTATTGGTGATATCATCTTAGCGGGTGCACACTTCGGCCGTGTGAAAGCAATGGTTGACCATACCGGTAAAAAATTAAAAGAAGCAGGACCAGCCATGCCATTACAGGTATTGGGTCTTAACGGTGCACCACAGGCGGGTGACAAGTTCCAGGTAATGGAGACAGAACGTGAAGCGAGAGAGATCTCTTCTAAACGTGAGCAGTTATTGCGTGAGCAAAGCATCCGTACCAAGAAACACATTACATTGGATGAAATCGGCCGTCGTTTGGCGATCGGTAACTTCAAAGAACTTAACATCATCGTTAAAGCCGATGTGGATGGTTCTGTGGAAGCCTTGTCCGATTCATTATTGAAATTATCTACCGAAGAAATTCAGATCCGTATCCTGCACAAAGGTGTTGGGCAGATCTCTGAATCAGATATCTTACTGGCATCTGCATCGGATGCGATCATTGTTGCCTTCCAGGTACGTCCTTCTACAAGTGCACGTAAACTTGCCGAGCAGGAACAGATTGAGATCCGTATGTACTCAATCATCTACGACGCGATCAACGAAGTGAAAGATGCGATGGAAGGTATGCTTGAGCCGAAAATGGAAGAGGTTGTACTTGGTACAATCGATGTCCGTGACGTATTCAAGATCACCAAAGTGGGTACCGTTGCCGGGGCATATGTATCTGAAGGTATTGTTAAACGTAATAACCAGGTTCGTTTGATCCGTGATGGTATTGTTATGTTCACAGGTACAATCAGTGCATTGAAACGTTTCAAAGACGATGTTTCTGAAGTGAAAACAAGTTATGAATGCGGTATCAGCTTAAAAGGATACAACGACATTCAGATCGGTGACCAGATCGAAGCATTCGAACAGAAAGAAGTTAAACGTACACTGTAG